From Saccharomycodes ludwigii strain NBRC 1722 chromosome IV, whole genome shotgun sequence, one genomic window encodes:
- the PET191 gene encoding Pet191p (similar to Saccharomyces cerevisiae YJR034W | PET191 | PETite colonies), whose protein sequence is MGASCNDQRKAVAICLQRSPCVMIKRNTPKKCLEDPDLKKDLPELCIAQMKAFLECKRGMVDMTKRFRGNGALSTGKYDQQYEKLCSGDFNPHAEMKKLELLDSANKT, encoded by the coding sequence ATGGGTGCAAGTTGTAATGATCAAAGAAAAGCAGTGGCTATATGCTTACAAAGATCTCCATGTGTTATGATTAAAAGAAACACTCCTAAAAAATGTTTGGAAGATCcagatttgaaaaaagacTTACCAGAACTATGTATTGCTCAAATGAAAGCTTTTTTGGAATGCAAACGTGGTATGGTCGATATGACTAAAAGATTTAGAGGTAACGGTGCTTTGTCTACTGGAAAGTACGACCAACAATATGAGAAGTTGTGTAGCGGTGATTTTAATCCACACGctgaaatgaaaaaattagaattgCTAGACAGTGCCaataaaacataa
- the HUL4 gene encoding putative E3 ubiquitin-protein ligase HUL4 (similar to Saccharomyces cerevisiae YJR036C | HUL4 | Hect Ubiquitin Ligase), with protein MVTSAHPSRNNSNGENNGGLTLRNFKWVLILLEIPILKYSVIQQNHNKTTSNHAINKYGKYNTPQIRALSYEILKRCIGYLSCVPPYVAKELIYNLQCWDDQKFNNRIDLINLYITFHANRIIYHALPHNFTTTPNKATLNASDKLHSPTLQEFEEGNGETSNKDASSASGEAANENVLTQAFNSFWCGLGNSNNNINTNGKSNANIPKHFKLSLAKYGFDWHLQTAAQLLIYFFGANQRTKKCFVSHFYNTLLDFIDYKKDFETWKKLKKIEIKHHRHNNSNASSNLTVFDSEYRPRLTLCQYPFLLSLGIKVLMMEYEAKKVMEQKAEEAFLNAIGSNKIVDVYFRIKIRRDHITQDSLRCISSNNNNHNLHKSLKVEFIDEPGLDAGGLKKEWFLLLTSKLFNPTNGLFVNIDESNLFWFSIGNPNGAGATRTNRNNNELYYLFGVVLGLAIFNSTILDLNFPLALYKKLCGEKLTMQDYIELYPESGKNLMKLFNYNKVDFTSVFDLYFETCYQDCFGTKHTVELRPNGSKIPVTNENKADFVYLWMDFYLNKSILDKFNSFTTGFIKVVNGDSFKLFSSEELEQLCCGSTSNGMNSGKIDIESLKTITKYAGSFSSITGRNHKWDGNTLVIQWFWEIFKDMTYDEQKKLLQFVTGSHRLPATGASSMIFRITRLGPDSEHLPLAHTCFNELCLYEYKTKEKLKKKILFAIQETEGYGFR; from the coding sequence ATGGTTACAAGCGCTCATCCATCAAGGAACAATAGCAACGGGGAAAACAATGGAGGGTTAACTTTGCGAAATTTTAAGTGGGTACTAATTTTGTTGGAAATTCCAATATTGAAATATAGCGTGATTCAACAAAATCATAACAAAACTACATCCAACCACGCTATCAATAAGTATGGAAAGTACAATACTCCACAGATTAGAGCGCTCTCTTATGAGATACTAAAAAGATGCATCGGATATTTATCCTGTGTACCACCATACGTAGCTAAAGAActaatttataatttgcAATGTTGGGATGATCAAAAgtttaataatagaatAGACTTGATCAATTTGTATATCACTTTCCATGCCAATAGAATAATATATCATGCTTTGCCACACAATTTCACGACTACCCCTAACAAAGCAACTTTGAATGCTAGTGACAAACTACACAGTCCTACTTTACAAGAGTTTGAAGAAGGAAATGGTGAGACTAGTAACAAAGATGCTTCAAGTGCAAGCGGAGAAGCGGCAAATGAAAATGTCTTAACACAAGCGTTTAACAGTTTTTGGTGTGGGCTTGgtaattctaataataacattaataCTAATGGTAAAAGTAATGCTAACATTCCCAAACATTTCAAACTCTCGTTGGCTAAGTATGGGTTTGACTGGCATCTTCAGACGGCAGCTCAATtgttgatatatttttttggagcTAATCAAAGAACTAAAAAATGCTTTGTTTCTCACTTTTATAATACATTATTGGACTTTATTGATTATAAAAAGGATTTCGAAACAtggaaaaagttaaaaaaaattgaaataaaacatcACAGacataataacagtaacgCCAGCAGCAATTTAACTGTATTTGATAGCGAATATAGGCCAAGATTGACGTTATGCCAATacccatttttattgtcattGGGCATTAAAGTATTAATGATGGAATATGAAGCCAAAAAGGTAATGGAGCAAAAAGCTGAGGAAGCGTTTTTAAACGCAATAGGAAGTAACAAGATTGTTGATGTATATTTTAGAATCAAAATCCGCAGAGATCATATCACGCAGGATTCCTTGAGATGCATTTCatcaaataacaataatcacAATTTGCATAAATCATTGAAGGTTGAATTCATTGACGAACCTGGTTTAGACGCTGGCGGCTTGAAAAAGGAatggtttttattattaacaagcAAATTATTTAACCCGACAAATGGGTTGTTTGTAAATATTGATGAAAGCAATTTGTTTTGGTTTTCGATTGGAAATCCTAATGGCGCTGGCGCAACTCGCACAAACAGAAACAACAACGAATTGTACTATTTGTTTGGGGTTGTTTTAGGATTGGCAATATTTAATAGTACAATATTGGATTTAAATTTCCCCCTGGCActatacaaaaaattgtgTGGTGAAAAATTAACTATGCAGGATTACATAGAATTGTATCCAGAATCGGGTAAAAACTTGATGAAGTTATTTAATTACAATAAAGTTGATTTTACAAGTGTTTTcgatttatattttgaaacatGCTATCAAGATTGTTTTGGTACGAAGCATACTGTTGAATTACGACCAAACGGGAGTAAGATACCGGTAACTAACGAAAATAAAGCGGACTTTGTCTATCTATGGATGGATTTTTATCTAAACAAAAGTATTTTGGATAAATTCAACAGTTTTACAACTGGTTTCATAAAAGTGGTTAACGGAGATTCTTTCAAATTATTCAGTAGTGAAGAATTGGAACAGTTATGCTGTGGCAGCACTTCTAATGGTATGAATTCTGGGAAAATAGATATTGAATCattgaaaacaataacaaaatatgcCGGCTCTTTTTCGTCTATAACAGGTAGGAATCATAAATGGGATGGCAATACACTTGTAATACAGTGGTTTTGGGAAATTTTCAAAGATATGACCTATGATgaacaaaagaaattattacAATTTGTTACGGGTAGCCATAGATTACCAGCCACTGGTGCATCTTCGATGATATTTCGGATAACCAGGTTGGGACCCGATAGTGAACATTTGCCCTTGGCACACACATGCTTTAACGAATTATGCTTGTATGAATATAAGACTAAagagaaattaaaaaaaaaaatattatttgcaATACAAGAGACCGAGGGGTATGGATTCCGGTAG
- the RAD26 gene encoding DNA-dependent ATPase RAD26 (similar to Saccharomyces cerevisiae YJR035W | RAD26 | RADiation sensitive): protein MSEKDILDGIVENIISQTSLENQIESDAQNILDQKSNEQETKRLERSLNKLTQLKKKRELFQRRLNNANRISVKNKLRETIDTLNKDEISPLLQDIKDIKSRIKVIKPLKENDHYKNNKIPNVQSDRQQGESETDYLIRVGKVTAFGNKSNFVLTNDEEGDTTDNYCEQRELGGEKQANSTEVSRKRKASHNIYDSNLELQEMLPENVLIKGKKSKRQSRENQTTDISINEEVSDNKPIDKGRPEELSGSEFDEEEFESELEEEEVIYEGSEAEEEAASIKVKASNFVDDGDEYSYQKRLKSWIKNRSKDRKIDKHPELPEWLKTHPDFKDAKLSNDLKIPGEIFSNLFNYQKTCVQWLWELRQQKCGGILSDEMGLGKTIQIIAFLASLHHSNKLDKPVLIVCPATVMKQWVSEIHKWWPPFRAIILHSIGAGFDAKSGKEAMNDEKLEEMLVNSENFTYEDYIDQNKVKNAISNKTEACKLIDKVVECGHILVTTYVGLKINSDRLLKVNWSYVILDEGHKIRNPNSDISLTCKRVKCRNRIILSGTPIQNNLIELWSLFDFIYPGKLGTLPIFQQQFAHPINMGGYANATNLQVQTGYKCAVLLKDLITPYLLRRVKSDVAKDLPKKNEMVLFCKLTKYQRNKYMDFLNSDELTKIKGGKIKVLYGIDVLRKICNHPDLLISKDFSYKRPADYGSASRSGKMQVVKQLLKVWHENGHKTLLFTQSRQMLNIFQDFIEKRDPDLSGNLKVLRMDGTTNIGARQALVDKFNNENYDVFLLTTKVGGLGINLTGADRIIIYDPDWNPSTDLQARERAWRIGQKRDVTIYRLMIAGSIEEKIYHRQIFKQFLSNKILKDPNQKRFFKTNELQDLFTLGGSRGYNEDLNEQISTLTEKNNNKSGGNNDDDLNAVSSMSGVSKLEGFYDSKEHDEIDKTEDDRLMKGLFGIESAVSHNNLVDSHYKPSDDIITREAVRSAARAAEELKKSRNITKQYKIGTPTWTGKFGVAGKAKKNKKLSITNISKSKNISTKMLNGGGNGSSAILDTIKKLNNTDNPSPTIPSNAQIDAKLTKDVEDLSKFRDFLRNKPNKFATSSEIINGTGFKLITEEDTLRLRAFLKQIATFDKLYKGWKLKEEK, encoded by the coding sequence ATGTcagaaaaagatatattgGATGGAATAGTAGAAAATATCATTTCTCAAACAAGCTTAGAAAATCAAATCGAATCAGATGCCCAAAATATACTAGATCAAAAGAGTAATGAACAAGAAACGAAAAGATTAGAAAGAAGTTTAAATAAGCTAAcacaattgaaaaagaaaagagaattATTTCAACGAAGATTAAACAATGCAAATAGGATAAgcgttaaaaataaactaagAGAAACTATTGACACATTAAATAAAGATGAAATCAGCCCACTTCTACAAGACataaaagatattaaaagCAGAATTAAAGTTATAAAACCTCTGAAAGAAAATGatcattataaaaataataaaattccTAATGTCCAGTCAGACAGACAACAAGGTGAATCTGAAACAGATTATTTGATAAGAGTAGGTAAAGTTACCGCATTTGGTAACAAATCAAATTTTGTACTCACTAATGACGAAGAAGGTGATACTACCGATAATTATTGCGAGCAACGAGAGTTAGGAGGGGAAAAACAGGCAAATTCCACCGAAGTAAgtagaaaaaggaaagctAGTCACAATATCTATGATTCTAATCTGGAACTACAAGAAATGCTTCCAGAAAATGTCTTGATAAAGGGAAAGAAATCGAAGAGACAAAGTAGGGAAAATCAAACTACTGATATATCTATAAATGAAGAGGTATCAGATAATAAACCTATCGATAAAGGGCGTCCAGAAGAGTTGTCGGGCTCTGAATTTGACGAGGAAGAATTTGAATCTGAACTcgaagaggaagaagtaATATATGAAGGGAGTGAAGCTGAGGAAGAGGCTGCCtcaataaaagtaaaagcTTCAAATTTTGTGGATGATGGCGATGAATATAGTTatcaaaaaagattaaagtCATGGATAAAAAATAGGTCCAAAGATAGGAAGATAGACAAACACCCAGAGTTACCAGAATGGCTTAAAACTCACCCAGATTTCAAGGATGCTAAACTATCCAATGATCTCAAAATACCCGGAGAAATTTTCTCCAACTTGTTTAACTACCAAAAAACTTGCGTTCAATGGCTCTGGGAGCTACGGCAGCAAAAATGCGGGGGGATTTTAAGTGATGAAATGGGATTAGGTAAAACTATTCAAATTATTGCATTTCTGGCTTCTCTACATCattcaaataaattggataaACCAGTATTGATCGTATGTCCAGCAACTGTGATGAAACAATGGGTCAGTGAAATACATAAATGGTGGCCACCATTCAGAGCAATTATTTTGCATTCTATTGGCGCTGGATTTGATGCCAAATCAGGTAAAGAGGCCATGAACGATGAAAAATTGGAAGAGATGCTAGTAAATTCGGAAAATTTTACTTATGAAGATTATATCGATCAAAACAAAGTGAAGAACGCAATTTCCAACAAGACAGAAGCATGTAAATTGATTGATAAAGTGGTTGAGTGTGGCCACATATTGGTCACCACTTATGTCggtttgaaaataaattctgACAGGTTGTTGAAAGTAAATTGGTCGTATGTTATATTGGATGAAGGCCACAAAATCAGAAATCCAAATTCAGATATATCTTTAACATGTAAACGTGTTAAATGTAGAAATAGAATAATTTTGTCTGGGACACCGATTCAAAACAACTTGATTGAATTATGGagtttatttgattttatttaccCTGGAAAATTAGGTACACTTCCCATatttcaacaacaatttgCACATCCGATAAATATGGGTGGCTATGCCAATGCCACAAACTTGCAAGTTCAAACTGGCTACAAATGTGCAGTATTGCTTAAAGACCTAATAACTCCATATCTACTAAGAAGGGTGAAATCGGATGTAGCTAAGGATCTACccaagaaaaatgaaatggTTTTGTTTTGCAAATTAACTAAATACCAGCGGAACAAATATATGGATTTTTTGAACTCTGATGAACTGACAAAAATTAAGGGTGGCAAAATCAAAGTTTTATATGGAATTGATGTATTGAGGAAAATATGCAATCATCCAGATTTGTTAATAAGTAAAGATTTCAGCTATAAAAGACCCGCAGATTATGGAAGTGCCTCAAGATCTGGGAAAATGCAAGTGGTCAAACAATTGTTGAAAGTGTGGCATGAAAATGGGCATAAAACTTTGCTATTCACACAATCAAGACAGATGCTTAACATTTTCCAGGactttattgaaaaaagagatCCTGATTTGTCAGGCAATTTAAAGGTGTTGCGTATGGACGGTACGACAAATATTGGGGCAAGACAAGCGCTTGTTGATAAGTTCAATAATGAAAACTATGACGTCTTTCTTCTAACGACCAAAGTGGGTGGATTAGGCATCAATTTGACTGGTGCAGATAGAATTATTATCTATGATCCTGACTGGAATCCATCCACTGATTTACAAGCTCGTGAACGTGCCTGGAGGATTGGCCAGAAAAGAGATGTTACAATATACAGATTGATGATAGCTGGTTCTATAGAAGAGAAAATTTACCATAGGCAAATTttcaaacaatttttatcCAATAAAATCCTAAAAGATCCGAACCAGAAaagatttttcaaaacGAATGAATTACAAGATTTGTTCACCTTGGGAGGCAGTCGCGGGTACAATGAAGATTTAAACGAACAGATCAGTACTCTgacagaaaaaaataataacaaatcaGGTGgcaataatgatgatgatttgaATGCAGTTTCGTCAATGAGTGGTGTTTCTAAATTGGAGGGATTTTATGATTCTAAAGAACATGATGAAATTGATAAAACCGAAGATGACCGTTTAATGAAAGGATTATTTGGCATTGAAAGTGCAGTCAGCCACAATAATTTGGTGGATTCTCATTACAAACCTTCTGATGATATTATAACTCGGGAAGCGGTTAGATCAGCGGCAAGGGCTGctgaagaattaaaaaaatctagAAATATAACCAAACAGTACAAGATAGGAACACCCACATGGACAGGTAAGTTTGGAGTTGCTGGAAAAgctaaaaagaataaaaaattgagtATTACTAACATaagtaaaagtaaaaatatatcaactAAAATGCTTAATGGAGGTGGAAATGGTTCTTCTGCAATTTTGgatacaattaaaaaattaaataatactgACAACCCATCACCAACCATACCAAGCAATGCTCAAATTGACGCAAAACTAACTAAAGACGTTGAAGATTTATCCAAGTTTAGAGATTTTCTTAGaaataaaccaaataaGTTTGCTACTTCTTCAGAAATTATAAATGGTACTGGATTTAAACTTATTACTGAGGAAGATACACTTCGATTAAGGGCATTCTTGAAACAAATTGCCACATTTGATAAACTGTATAAAGGTTGGAAAttaaaagaggaaaaataa
- the RIP1 gene encoding ubiquinol--cytochrome-c reductase catalytic subunit RIP1 (similar to Saccharomyces cerevisiae YEL024W | RIP1 | Rieske Iron-sulfur Protein), producing MLGLRSSLRTSLLKNSSRLISSSAIAAKSTYRTPDFGDYLKKDGDADKSRSYAYFVVGSLGLLSSAGAKSTVETFVTSMTATSDVLAMAKVEVNLAVIPEGKNVVVKWQGKPVFIRHRTPHEIEEANDVDISTLRDPQTDAERVKKPEWLVMLGICTHLGCVPIGESGDFGGWFCPCHGSHYDISGRIRKGPAPLNLEIPNYEFDGTNLIVG from the coding sequence ATGTTGGGTTTAAGATCTTCTTTGAGAACtagtttattaaaaaacagCAGCAGATTGATTTCCTCTTCTGCTATTGCTGCCAAATCTACCTATAGAACTCCTGATTTCGGTGATTATCTTAAGAAAGATGGTGATGCTGACAAATCCAGAAGTTATGCCTACTTTGTTGTCGGCTCTTTAGGTTTATTATCTTCCGCAGGTGCTAAATCTACTGTCGAAACTTTTGTCACTTCCATGACAGCCACTTCTGACGTTTTGGCTATGGCTAAGGTCGAGGTTAACTTAGCTGTTATCCCAGAAGGTAaaaatgttgttgttaaaTGGCAAGGTAAACCAGTTTTTATTAGACACAGAACTCCCCACGAAATCGAAGAAGCCAACGATGTCGATATTTCCACTTTGAGAGATCCACAAACTGATGCTGAGAGAGTTAAAAAACCAGAATGGTTAGTTATGTTGGGTATTTGTACTCACTTGGGGTGTGTTCCTATTGGTGAATCTGGTGATTTCGGTGGTTGGTTTTGTCCATGTCACGGTTCCCACTACGATATCTCGGGTAGAATTAGAAAAGGTCCAGCCCCATTGAACTTGGAAATTCCAAACTATGAATTCGATGGTACAAACTTAATTGTTGGTTaa
- a CDS encoding uncharacterized protein (similar to Saccharomyces cerevisiae YEL023C | putative protein of unknown function), which produces MSLLSIINGYKTTSDTTTTKTASAIGIDSAINNMIRINKASKNLVLCFDGTSSSFGPSPFTNILKIFRLLDNSDDTVQLCYYQPGVGNCMGFDPALNVTLSANFFSNLTDSLFAFSLDYHIMSAYLFLMKYYERGDRIYMFGFSRGAFTARILAGMIERVGLLNKGSEDVIYVAWKMYKAWEYAAQPSQPNYNTTLVEEFRATFARPYEVRIHFQGLFDSVNSVGLLRDRLFPFSARSGIVDHVRHAVSIDERRGKFKQQNFAPNPCTPLLFSLEYKSHLVDYIPITQDAPSISNDGLQNNTELYSDNNLYCNTFIDATIRSLDYAFKPRFDYDFATTSGYQQGDTNKRYFNTYPRAKMKFKQNEGFTYFSDHNITTGNSGGSSRGKNIDSEHLLVRKKVEGLFKLRICDAGNSHEKDISMSPDLIEMFFPGDHSDVGGGWVPDTPSYLYVSTVPLRWMLSEAIKSGVKFKLDEVKGFMTSYPLKENFCASTHDWLSFFKINVCWRKMFNRNKDTSGGSFENTFKDRFFYFLEKRGKRQSPKKYRMKRNNAGGNRISTNEEADEERNIVDSKGFPNILHTLFWWFMELIPIGIRLEDCTLKWRNVYIPNFGRSRHIPEYSKLHWSVLWRIKYSPTYRPKNIPRYAKEMMYQVCGIDIDGKRKVNKEGSSSNNQKKRGYVTVSSTIVSPHKSYPSMTNGNVEYSCNLLPSNEDPGVVDENCPLLSRQSPQSKFSSDSCDFQIYSQSQIVQRRMELEQLLNQWEAEGWENIPDELAECLY; this is translated from the coding sequence ATGTCACTGCTTTCAATTATAAATGGTTATAAAACTACATCCGATACTACCACCACCAAAACAGCATCCGCAATTGGCATCGACAGTGCCATCAATAACATGATTAGAATTAATAAAGCTTCTAAAAACTTAGTATTATGTTTTGATGGGACAAGTAGTAGTTTTGGACCGTCTCCGTTCaccaatattttgaaaatatttagaCTCCTAGATAACAGTGACGATACTGTCCAGTTATGTTACTATCAACCAGGCGTAGGTAATTGTATGGGATTTGATCCAGCACTTAACGTAACATTGTCTgctaatttcttttctaatttaaCGGATTCCCTGTTTGCCTTTAGCTTAGATTATCATATCATGTCtgcatatttatttttgatgaaaTATTATGAAAGGGGGGACAGAATATACATGTTTGGTTTCAGTAGAGGTGCATTCACTGCACGTATTTTGGCGGGAATGATCGAAAGGGTTGGCTTATTGAATAAAGGGTCCGAAGATGTAATTTACGTGGCTTGGAAAATGTATAAAGCATGGGAATACGCAGCGCAACCTAGCCAACCAAATTATAACACCACATTAGTGGAAGAATTTAGAGCAACCTTTGCTAGACCATATGAAGTGCGAATACATTTTCAAGGGCTATTTGATTCAGTTAATTCTGTAGGATTGTTAAGAGATAGATTATTCCCCTTTAGTGCTAGGAGTGGAATTGTGGATCATGTTAGACATGCAGTTAGCATTGACGAACGGAGAGGTAAATTTAAACAACAAAACTTTGCGCCCAATCCATGCACTCCTTTATTATTCTCACTTGAATATAAAAGCCATTTAGTTGATTACATTCCAATAACACAAGATGCCCCTTCTATTAGCAATGACGGTCTACAAAACAATACCGAACTGTATAGTGATAACAACTTATACTGTAATACTTTTATAGATGCTACAATAAGGAGCCTGGATTATGCCTTTAAACCTCGCTTTGACTATGACTTTGCAACTACCAGCGGGTATCAACAAGGTGACACTAATAAGCGTTACTTTAATACCTATCCTCGAGCTAAGATGAAATTCAAACAAAATGAGGGATTCACTTACTTCAGTGATCACAATATAACCACCGGCAATAGTGGTGGCAGTAGTCggggaaaaaatatagactCTGAACATTTATTGGTGAGGAAAAAAGTGGAAGGGTTATTTAAGCTCAGAATTTGTGATGCCGGGAACAGCCATGAGAAAGATATTTCCATGTCGCCTGATTTAATTGAAATGTTTTTCCCCGGTGATCATTCTGATGTTGGTGGTGGATGGGTCCCAGATACACCATCTTATCTGTATGTGTCAACTGTTCCGTTAAGATGGATGCTTTCTGAAGCCATCAAGTCTGGTGTCAAATTTAAACTAGATGAAGTCAAAGGTTTTATGACTTCTTACCCCTTGAAGGAAAATTTTTGCGCAAGTACTCATGATTGGTtgtccttttttaaaattaatgttTGTTGGAGGAAAATGTTTAACAGAAATAAGGATACCAGTGGTGgaagttttgaaaacacGTTTAAAGACaggtttttttattttttggaaaaacgGGGGAAACGACAATCCCCCAAGAAATATCGTatgaaaagaaacaatGCCGGTGGTAACAGAATATCTACAAACGAGGAGGCTGATGAAGAACGCAATATTGTAGATAGCAAGGGATTCCCTAATATTCTACATACGTTGTTTTGGTGGTTTATGGAATTAATACCAATAGGCATAAGATTAGAAGATTGTACGCTAAAATGGAGAAATGTTTATATACCCAATTTTGGAAGATCAAGACATATACCGGAGTATTCAAAGTTACATTGGTCAGTTTTGTGGAGAATTAAATATTCACCAACATATAGACCCAAGAATATACCCAGATATGCAAAAGAAATGATGTATCAAGTCTGTGGAATTGACATAGACGGGAAACGAAAGGTGAATAAGGAGGGAAGTAGCAGTAATAATCAAAAGAAACGCGGCTATGTTACTGTTTCATCAACGATCGTATCACCTCATAAGTCATATCCTTCAATGACAAACGGGAATGTAGAGTATTCTTGTAATTTATTGCCAAGTAACGAAGATCCAGGGGTCGTTGATGAAAATTGTCCATTACTATCGAGGCAATCCCCTCAGTCAAAATTTTCAAGTGATTCCTGtgattttcaaatatattcACAATCACAAATTGTTCAGAGGCGTATGGAATTAGAACAATTGTTGAATCAATGGGAGGCAGAAGGTTGGGAAAACATACCTGATGAACTAGCTGAATGTttgtattaa